The following nucleotide sequence is from Anguilla rostrata isolate EN2019 chromosome 3, ASM1855537v3, whole genome shotgun sequence.
TCCTTTACAACTAAGCTACCACCCCCTGTTTCTTTTGTAGACCGTCGACGGCAGAACCATCCGAGTAGACGAAGCTGGCAAGTCTGGATCGAGGTCTGGTGGTGGATATAGAGGCGGACCCTCAGGCGGCAGAGGGGGCGGATTCTTCAGAGGTGGCAGGGGTGGAAGAGGTGGGCCTGGTTATTCGCGAGGTAAGGGCTGGCGATTGCAAAATGGTGTGTCTCCATTTGCTTTGTCATGCCCTCCTTGATTTTTCGTACACGTTTGGAAGGGGAAAGGGTCAGACGACAGTCACGAATCTCCCTGCtcgcctcccgcccccctccccgcgtaTCTTTTTTTGCAAGGTGGTGGAGGATATGGAGGTGGAGACAGGTCCTATGGAGGTGATCGGAGTTATGGAGGAGACCGGAGCTATAGCGGTGGTGACCGTGGCTACGGTGGTGGATATTCCCAAAGGAGTGGTGGCGGCGGATACtctggcggcggcggtggcggctaCTACAACAGAGATAGGtgaggagccaaaatggcacccGTCTCCTGGGAACGCCTATTGCCTCAGTGCAACTGCAGAAGGGTTGAGCTATGGCAATAATGTGCTAACACTGTTTTTTCCATTAGGGGACAGTCTGGCTATGGTGACCGCTCTGGATCCTACAGGGACAGCTATGACAGCTATGGTAAGTATGAGTATGAGTAGGCGTAGAAGCGAAGCTCTTTCCCTGCACCTCTTTGCCAGAAAGCATTGTCCATTATGCAGGGGTTCCTGTAGTGCTGTAGGTAGATGTGAAATATGGCCTTAGAATTGAACCCGTTTCAACTTGTCATTGTCAGACGCTTGCCCTCATTTTGAGAAGGATGCTTAAATGCGATAGTGGATCCAGATCTCAATTTAGAATTCCCGGTCTTGGCCCACCTCCTGTGCGGCCACAGTTCACTAGACCGGCGTCTCAAATGTCCTGCTCTCGCTGGGACCGGAGGTGGGTCTCTCCACGTGCACTCCTGGATAGTCTCTGGACGCGTCGCTGTCCTGTCGGGACGCAGAATCAGATGTTGACAAAGCAGCACCTAAGTGGCACGCCTTGAATGCCAGCCCTGTGCGTTTGTGCATAATTGAACTGTTTTAAGGGGGTAAGTAGCTATGGGGGatttcagcagggagggggtgggggagagatgTCCAAGTACTTCAGTGCCTTTACATCTGTGCCTACTTCTTGTCCTCAGCTGCACACGAATAAAAATCCCTCCTGATTCAAGACCATCCCTTCGCTGGCTGTATTTATAAAGATGCGCTCTTCGAagaatttttgagttttttttttttttttgttttttgtttttgttttgtttgttttgttcctcCTCCAAGTGGTTTTTTGTGATGAATGTAGTACAATTCTGTTTAAGCAGCAGAAGTCTCTCTAGCgagcccgtttttttttttttttttttaatttagagtGGGCGTGTCAGCTTTAGGAGGCGACTACTCCTGTAGCATTTAATTTTGGTCAATGTATGATGGCGAAAACTGTTCACGAAGGATTCCTGTACTACGACCTCATTGCTTAATGTTGGCCCAGAGAAGGCAGTCTACAGGGAAACCCGGACTAAAACtttacagctgtttttttaaaaaacaaatttctatAAACAAACAGGCTTGTTCCATGAGTAAGTCTGTATATTGTTAAACACAGCCTGGCAGCTTTTAGTTCTTTGAAACTCCCTGGCACCAACCCTCCAGCAGAACTTCTTCACATTCAATTCCAAATCCAAGATTCATCTCGAGTTTGTTCCCAGTGGAACAGCTTTAGTGTTCTGAAACCTTTCCCCTGTGAGTATCTATTCAAGCTCCCAACCCTAAAAGCTGATca
It contains:
- the LOC135251304 gene encoding cold-inducible RNA-binding protein B-like isoform X5, yielding MSDEGKLFVGGLNFDTTEESLELAFSKYGNISKIDVIRDRETHRSRGFGFVTFENPDDAKDALEGMNGKTVDGRTIRVDEAGKSGSRSGGGYRGGPSGGRGGGFFRGGGGYGGGDRSYGGDRSYGGDRSYSGGDRGYGGGYSQRSGGGGYSGGGGGGYYNRDRGQSGYGDRSGSYRDSYDSYAAHE
- the LOC135251304 gene encoding cold-inducible RNA-binding protein B-like isoform X4, giving the protein MSDEGKLFVGGLNFDTTEESLELAFSKYGNISKIDVIRDRETHRSRGFGFVTFENPDDAKDALEGMNGKTVDGRTIRVDEAGKSGSRSGGGYRGGPSGGRGGGFFRGGRGGRGGGGYGGGDRSYGGDRSYGGDRSYSGGDRGYGGGYSQRSGGGGYSGGGGGGYYNRDRGQSGYGDRSGSYRDSYDSYAAHE
- the LOC135251304 gene encoding cold-inducible RNA-binding protein B-like isoform X3; this translates as MSDEGKLFVGGLNFDTTEESLELAFSKYGNISKIDVIRDRETHRSRGFGFVTFENPDDAKDALEGMNGKTVDGRTIRVDEAGKSGSRSGGGYRGGPSGGRGGGFFRGGRGGRGGPGYSRGGGGYGGGDRSYGGDRSYGGDRSYSGGDRGYGGGYSQRSGGGGYSGGGGGGYYNRDRGQSGYGDRSGSYRDSYDSYG
- the LOC135251304 gene encoding cold-inducible RNA-binding protein B-like isoform X1; protein product: MSDEGKLFVGGLNFDTTEESLELAFSKYGNISKIDVIRDRETHRSRGFGFVTFENPDDAKDALEGMNGKTVDGRTIRVDEAGKSGSRSGGGYRGGPSGGRGGGFFRGGRGGRGGPGYSRGGGGYGGGDRSYGGDRSYGGDRSYSGGDRGYGGGYSQRSGGGGYSGGGGGGYYNRDRGQSGYGDRSGSYRDSYDSYAAHE